One Synechocystis sp. LKSZ1 genomic window, GAGGGGTAAAAATCTGTAGCTTCAACTTGAAGAATTGGTATAAGGCCCTGCTTAAAACTCGTTCCGGATCTTCGACAGGCTGTCTTTTGACAAAGCCCATCCTTATTCCTCAAGGTAATCAGGTAGGGATGCGTTTTTGTCGATCCCGAATCTGTCCTTTTGAGGAGAACTTATGTTGAAAGTATTGACTTCGTTATTATTGACCCTGGCGATAGCCTTGCTGGGACTGCTTAGCTCGGCCCCGTCGGCCCTAGCCGGAGATGCCGCCAACGGTTCTAAGGTCTTTAGTGCTAACTGTGCGGCTTGCCATGCAGGGGGCCTGAATGCAGTTATGCCCAATAAGACCTTGAAAAAAGAGGCCCTGGAGCAATTTGGCATGAATTCCGCTGAGGCCATTATTACCCAAGTCACCAACGGCAAAGGGGCCATGCCGAAATTTGGGGGTCGCCTCAGTGCAGAACAGATTGAAGATGTAGCGGCCTACGTTTTGGCCCAAGCAGACAAAGGCTGGTAAGCACTTTCTCCCTCTGGCTTCGACACCTCCCCTGACAAAGGGGAGATATCAGGTCTTGGCCAGTCCCCCAGACAAAGGGATGGAGGGGGCAATACTGAAATCCTGATCGAAACTCTGTAGTCGCGATTAAGCAAAACCCAGCCAGCCTAGGGCCGAAACAACGCATTAGCCTTTTTGGCAAAGGTCACATCCAGGGCCGTAATACCTCCTGCATCGTGGGTGGTGAGGTCGATGGTGACTCGGTTATAGACATTGAACCATTCTGGATGATGCCCCAGATTCTCCGCCACTAGGGCCAGTTGGGCCATGAAACCAAAGGCCTCGACAAAAGAGGGAAACTGGAACTGACGATGTAATTTATCTCCCTGTAGGCTCCAACCAGGGAGTTCCTTGAGGGCAGTTTGCAATTCACTGTGGGAAAGACGAGTGTTTTGGCTCATAAGTATTTTGGAATTAGAAACGGGATCTGGCGGAGAAGTGGATTGCGCTAGGACTAAGCTGACTGATATTCCACCGTAACTTACCAGTAACGTCCCCACAAGGCTCATGGTCTTCTTAAGCATATTGGCCCATTCCTTTTGAGTCATTGACTGAAATTATTAAAAAATGTGCGGGGATAACGGTCTAGCTCTCCCCTAACCTCAACAATAGGAAAACTTCTGCGTTGAGCATCACCTATGGGACAAAAAAAGAAAATTGGCATCCTTACCAGTGGCGGAGATTGTGCTGGCTTAAATGCTGTCATTCGAGCGGTTGTGCATCATGCCATTGGTAACTATGGTTGGGAAGTTATTGGCATTCAAGAAGCAACCCATGGTTTGATGAGTCGTCCGCCCAAGGCAAAGGCCCTGGACTTGGCCAATGTGGATTCCCTGTTGCTGATGGGGGGAACCATGCTAGGAACAACAAATAAAGGTAATCCCTTTGCTTTTCCGATGCCCGACGGTAGCCTGTGCGACCGGACGGAAGAAATTATTGCGGGTTATCACAGTCTCGGTTTAGAGGCCCTGATTGGCATTGGTGGCGATGGCAGTCTGGCGATTCTACGGAAAATTGCTCAGCAGGGCAACTTGAATTTGGTAGGTATTCCTAAAACCATTGATAACGATGTCGGGGCCACCGAGGTCTCCATTGGCTTTGATACCGCCATGAGCATTGCCGCCGAGGCCCTGGATCGTCTCCATTTTACGGCTGCTAGTCATAACCGTGTCATGGTCTTAGAGGTCATGGGGCGGGATGCCGGCCATATTGCCCTGGCCGCCGGCATTGCGGGAGGGGCCGATATTATCTTGATTCCCGAAATTCCCTACCACATCGATAATATCTGTAAGAAAATTCGCCAACGTCAGGCCCGGGGCCAACACTTTTGCCTAGTCATGGTGTCTGAAGCCGTTCGCACCGAAGTCGGTGACCAGGTCAAGGAAATTTCCCAAATGGGCGAAGACCGTTATGGGGGCATTGGCAAACATATTGCGGAACAGATTGCTAAGTACACTGGGGCGGAAACCCGCGTTACGGTACTGGGCCATATCCAGCGGGGGGGCATTCCCTCTCCCTCCGACCGACTGCTGGGCAGTATTTTTGGGGTGGCGGCCGTAGATCTGATTGCGGAAGAAAAATACGACCAGATGGTGGCCTGGCGGAATCGTCAGGTCATCAGTGTCCCCATCGAGGAAGCGATTAAAACCTATCGCACCGTTGATCTAGAGGGCCCCTTGGTGAAAACGGCTAAGGGCCTGGGGATTTGTCTAGGGGATGACTAAGCCCGATCGGTCATTTGCTGGGCCAGGGCCTGGAGTAGTTGCTGATTTTCAGTCTTTGTCCGTACCGCAACCCGAAAATAAGCGTCTCCCAGGCCAGCAAAACTGAGGCAATCCCGGATCAGAATGCGGTGTTGCTGGAGCAATTGTTCCTGGAGCCAGGGAGCGGGAACTTTAGTGTTAACCAATAAAAAGTTAGCCTGACTAGGGTAGGGAAACAGGCCAGGGATCCGCCCTAATCCCAGGGCCAGGCCCTCTCGGGCAGGGCCAAGCCAGGCCCAGGTCTTTTCTTGAAAAACCCGATCCTCTAGGGCCGCTAGGGCCGCCGCTTCTGCCAAGTTATTCACCGGCCAAGGGTCGCGCCAACGCTGCCATTGTTGCAGTAGATCGGGATGGCCTAGGGCATAGCCCAGACGCAGACCCGGCAGACTGTAGAACTTGGTAAGAGACCGCAAAATCACTAGATTAGGATAATGGGCCAGGGCCGGAATCAGGGTCGGTTGTTGATGGGGCAGAAGAAAATCAATAAAGGCTTCATCGAGCACCACCAGTCCAAACTGGTCAAGCAAGGGTAAAATTTGCTCTACTGCGAGCAGTTGGCCGGTGGGATTACGGGGATTATTAAGGATAAGGCCACGCTGAGGACTGGCCAGGGCCTGGAGTTCGGTCAGGGGAAACGGGGTTGCTGGGGGCCAAGGGACGGTGGTGAGCGGCGCTTGAAATCCCTGGAGGGCCCGCTCGTAATCCCCAAAAGCGGGGGTTAGGATAAGGGTTTGTTGCAGAGAGGCCAAGGCACGCCCTGCTAGGGTGAGTAATTCTGCTGAACCATTACCCGGCAGGATCCATGCCGGATCTAGATCATGGTGCTGGGCCAGGGCCTGGCGGAGACTTTGGTACTGGGGGTCGGGATAATGGCACAGTTCAGTTAAGGCCCCTTGGATGGCCTGTAAAACCAGAAGACTCGGCCCTAAAGGATTAACACTCGCTGAGAAATCTAGCAAAGAAGAAACCGGACAGTCTGCCAAGGTTACTGCCCAAGCTAAATTACCGCCGTGGTCGGGCCGATTCACTCCGTTGTCTGTTGCCTAGGGGGCTACTTTTTCTTTAAACATCTTACCTGCAGAAAAAGCAGGGACTTTGGTGGCAGGGATAACCATTTTTTCATTGGTTTTGGGATTGCGTCCTTCCCGTTCTTTCCGTTCCCGAGCTTCAAAGGAACCAAAACCGACGAGAGTTACCTTATCCCCTTCGGCCACTGCTTCCATAATGGCATCAATGGCCGCTGTAATTACGGCATCGGCTTGTTTTTTGGTCACTGAGGCCTTTTCAGCAACGGCATGGACTAATTCGCCTTTATTCATGGAGGTCTCCTTGGGAGTTAATTGAGGTTAAAAATTGATGTTGATTTTTGAAAGAAGCACAAACAACGAATCTTTTGAGGGGATTTTATTAGGCTCAAAGGCTAGAATCCCGACAGACTCGCTATTTCACTGCCTTATTCTAAGCTCTAATTGTAGGGTTTGGATAGTTTTGAGAGATGATTGAGGGCAAATTTATGCTGTTTTTTAAGATTTTGTTACTTGATTGCCAATACTCCCACTTTGAGCCAGTTCCTTGCACCCAAGGTTAGTTAAAATTAAGGCCCAGTTTTCTACTTTTCCCTGGTCATGAAATCTTTCCTGCTACCTTTGGCATTTATCTCTGCGATTATCCCTGTCCTACCGGCCTTGGCTCTCCCCGTTACCTACTACGGCCAAAAAGGAGAATATACCGTTGACTACGATGCTGGCACCTACAAAGGCTGTATCTATCAAACCGGTTGTATTGTCCTCGGCAAAAATCGCAAGGTTGGCATTGCTACCTGGAAAAATGGTGAATATACCTATTCCATCAACGACGAGAAGGTACAGGTCTACAAGCGCGGCAAGGTAATTTTCCAAGACACCTTTAACTAAGAGGCAACAGCTTCAGCGTCTACTGCCGTCTCTTCCCCCTCGTTCCAAGCATCTTCGGAGTCCTCCGCTAGCAGTTGTTGGGCCGCTTCAAGTAATTCGGGTAGTAGTTCTTTTAATGCTTCACCCCGGCTTTCGAGGTAGGTGCGCAGGGCCTGCATCGGATCAAGAGAACTGCCGGTTTCCAGTTCAGGCAAGCGCGGCCGACTCAGTTGACTAGCTAATTCTGGACGAAGGGAATAGGTGTGGGCCGCTTTGAGGGCCTCATGGAGTTGACTTTGGTTGATCCCGTCTAATTGTTCTGAACGTAGGTGATAAACCAAACGAACGACGGCATCCTGAAGTGGTGCTTTCCGGATGGCCCTCAGAAGCTGATGTTGGGGGTCTTCGGCCTGGGTGACATCTATTTTAATAGTGTGGAAGGGCCGCGCCGGTAGGGGACAAAACTGCCAATCTACCCGGCCCTTCTCAATTTCCAGCCAAACATAGCCCTTGTCTTCTTTTTCTTCGCCAAAATCCACCCGCTCAATACTGCCGGGATACACAACGGGAGGATTATTTTGGGGATTGAGGTTTTGGTGTTTATGGACATGGCCCAGGGCCACGTAGTCAAATTCGGGACGGGTTAACAGGGCCAGGGGAATGGTAAAACCCTTACCCACGGCGAGAAACCGCTCTGCCCCAAAGTTAGCCCGGTCGGCCATCAGATGGGCCAACAGAATTGTCGGCAGGTAGGGATTGAGTTGGCGAATTTCCCCTTCCAGGGCCGGTTGTAATTTTTCCAACAGCAGGCCATTGATTGCTTCGAGGGACAAGCCTTCCGTTTCCGGGCGAGTCAGCAGGGTAGAGCGGGTTAACCAAGGGAGGGTAATCACCTGCAGATCACCGGCTAGGGTTGGAATCAGATGCGTCGTCAGACGATCGCCCACAATAAAACCGGGTACGGCCAAGGTGCGATAGATCGATAGACTGGCCCCGCCACTACCCTGAGAATATTGGTCATGGTTGCCCACCAACAGAACGGTGGGAATCTTGGCATCGGCCAGGCGACGAAATTGACTCGCAAAGGCCTCCTGGACAAAGGGGGGCGGCGTTGCATCGGGAAAGGCATCTCCCCCAAAGAGAACTAAATCCGCCGGTTCGGCAATGGCCCGGTCAATACAGAGACTCAGGCAATGGATAAAATCCTCTAGCCGACTATTCAATCCCGTTGCCGGATTAATACGGCCGTGGCTAAAGCCACTCCCCAGGTGGATATCCGACAGGTGCAAGACTTTAATCATGGCCATTGCCTTTTAGGAAGGTAAGTTTTGGGTTACAGTAAATTCGAGAGTTGATCAACCCCATTCTTGTAGTAAGAGAAACACAATGGCATACGCACTTCCTGCATTACCCTACGATTACACGGCCCTGGAACCCTGTATTTCCAAAAGTACTCTGGAGTTTCACCATGATAAACACCATGCCGCCTATGTCAACAACTATAATGCGGCCGTTGCCGGTACTGACCTCGATAATCAGGCCATTGAAGATGTGATCAAAGCCATTGCGGGCGATGCAAGCAAAGCTGGTATTTTCAACAATGCCGCCCAGGCCTGGAACCATAGCTTCTACTGGAACTGCATGAAACCCGGTGGGGGTGGCCAACCCACGGGGGCCCTGGCGGATAAAATCAACGCAGATTTCGGTAGTTTTGAAGCCTTCGTGGAAGAATTCAAAAAAGCCGGTGCAACCCAATTTGGTAGTGGCTGGGCCTGGTTGGTTCTTGACAACGGAACCTTAAAAGTCACCAAAACCGGTAACGCTGAAAATCCTATGACCGCTGGCCAAACACCTCTCCTAACCATGGATGTTTGGGAGCATGCTTACTATCTCGATTACCAAAACCGCCGTCCCGACTACATCAATGACTTTGTGACCAAATTAGTAAACTGGGATTTTGTCGCCGCTAACCTCGCCGCCGCCTAGTTTCAACGAAAATCTGGCCCCCTACGAACGGGAAACGGAGGGGGCCCTAATTGGGCCAATAGTTCTCATCCTGAAGCTCTACCCAAGCATAGGGACAGATTGCAGGCAAACTTTCCAGAGGTAAACCTGTTTCCTGGCTGGCCCCTTTTCTCCCGTACTTATACCCTTGGGCAATGGCCTCCCCTAGCTTCGGCTTCATGCCGGGGTTATCTTCCAAGAGACGTTCTATCTGTCGGCGTTGTTTATTAATGGAATGTCGCCAACTCAAGACACGTCGCTGGGGTTGATACTGCCACTTTAGTAAATGTAAGGTCAGTTGTTCGATGGCAGATACTAGGGCCCTATATTCGCCACGTCCCAAATCCTCTAACTCCTCAATCACGTGGGCCCAATCAACCTGATCAAATTGGCGATTTCGCAGTAACTGCGCCTGTTGTAACGACCAACTATAAAAATCCTGGGTGTAAGTTGCGTTGCTCATCTTTTCTCTCCTCAGGACTTACCCTCCCCATTGTATCTATGGATAGTCAAGACCTGGCCCGCTACATTGAGCAAACCGACAGCATCGGTAAGCCTTGGTTACTGGTACAACTCCGCCTGGCCAAGCTCCAAGAAAATCGTCCCCATCTTACGGAAAACGAGTACCTAGAACAATTACAGGACATCCAACAAGACCTGATGAATTTAGGTGAGTGGTGGCGAGGACAGGAAGACCAGGTTTTTCAGCCTCAGAGCTTTACTCCTAAAGACTAACTGTAGGTTTTCCATATATATATAGTTATGAGTTCTGGCCTGGAGCCTTTGGGATCTGTATCTCCATCACATGACCTAGGCCGACTTCCTTCTACTTATCTTGGGAGTAAAGGCCAAGATTAATATTTACGCTCCTCCGGGGGAAAACGATTAATCACCACCGGTAAGGGTTGAATTTGAACCGCATGATCCTGGGACTGGGCCAAGGTGTGCCAAAGATATTCCCCATCGTTGCGCTCTGGAAAGTCCTCTCGAGCATGGGCTCCCCGACTTTCTTGCCGGGACAGGGCCGAGGCCAGAATCAATTCGCCGACCGTCATAATATTGCGGAGTTCCCAGGCTTCTAACAGTTCTGTATTCCAGCAGGCCTGTTTATCATCCAGGAAAATGTCGTCATATTGAGCCTTAAGGGCCTGAATCTGGCTTAATCCTTCCTGCATCAGGGTCTCATTCCGAAAAACGCCGCAATGCTGAGTCATACAATCCTGGAAGGCCTGTCGTAACTGACTAATCCGTAGTTTGCCTGCTTGATTTAGCAGTTGTTGAACATTCGTCTGAGTGGCTTGGAGGTAGGGGGACTCGTCGAGATCTGGCCAGGAACGCTGGGCCACGTAGGCCGCCACTGCGCGGCCGGTTCTTCGGCCATACACGACGCATTCTAGTAATGAATTACTCCCCAATCGATTGGCCCCGTGTACGGAAACGCAGGCACATTCCCCCGCCGCAAACAGGCCCTCCGTCAATGACGTCGCATCCTGACGCACTCGGCCATCGGTATTGACTGGAATTCCTCCCATGCAGTAGTGAACCGTCGGCCGTACTGGAATCGGTTCCATGGCTGCATCAATCCCCACTAGGCGATGGGCCTCTTCCCAACAGAAGGGAATACGGTTCATGATCATGTCTCGGCCCAGATGACGCAGGTCTAGATAGACAAACGGCCCGCCCGCACTACCATCGGAATGAATGCCTCGGCCCGCTCGAATTTCTGTGGTAATCGCCCGTGATGTAATGTCCCGGGGGGCCAGTTCCATACGGCTGGGGGCATAGTTAGCCATGAAGCGCTGGCCCTCGCTATTGATCAGATAGGCCCCTTCCCCCCGCACTGCCTCTGAAATCAACACTCCCACAGGATAAAGACCGGTTGGATGAAACTGTACAAATTCCATATCTTCTAAGGGAATACCCGCCTGGGCCACCATGGCTAGGCCATCTCCCGTCGAAGCGTAATCATTGGAGGTGGTATTATAAACGCGGCCATACCCCCCTGTCGCCAACACCACTGCCTTGGCCCGCACCACCGCTAACTGGCCATCCAGCAAGTGATACATTACCAGACCCTTGGCTTCCTGGCCTTCGTAAATCAGACGCATGACGTACCATTCGTCGTAGAGCACGACCCCGTAGCGCCGTAGGTTATTCACCAGTTCGTGGAGAATGGCATGGCCGGTTTTGTCCGCCGCGTAACAAGTCCGCCGAAAGCGATGGCCCCCAAAGGCCCGTTGAGCGATCTTGCCATCGGGTAAGCGGGAGAAAAGCACCCCTAAATGCTCCAGTTCGATAATGACCTCCGGGGCCTCCTTCGTCAGTATTTCCACTGCATCCTGGTCAGCTAAGTAATCGGAGCCTTTCACCGTATCAAAGGCGTGGGCTTCCCAACTATCCTCCGCATCGACGTTTTGTAGGGTTGCCGCAATACCGCCCTGGGCCGCTACAGAATGGGAGCGAATGGGATGGGTCTTAGCAATTAGGGCCACGTCAAGTCCTGTATTCAGGCGCTTAATCTCTAAGGCTGCTCGACATCCCGCCAGACCCCCGCCAACAATTACCACGTCATGTTCTAGCATGTTTGTCCATGTCTCCCACTTAATAACCTGCCGGTTCGGCCGATACACCCCCAAACGAAGCCCAGCCTAGGGATATTCTCCTGGAACCGGGAACAAATTTCGGCAAACTTAAGACAATCTTTCTAAAGCTCTAACACCAGTAGTTTGCATGAATCAGCCTCGACCTTCCCCCTTGAAAAAAATATACAAAATCCCCCCAATACTACGGTCATTCTGTAAAAAGCGAACTATACTAGAGCGAGACTATAGGGAGACCCTTTGGTGTCTCACTGACTTGACAGAGGAGATTCCTGTGTGGCTAAATATAGTTGCATTAAACTACGCCTATCCTTATCTTCCATCTAAAAAACGAGTGAGGAGTTAAAACAACATGGCTCTAACAGCAACCCAAATCAATGCAGCCTACTTAAAATACCTCGGTCGTCCAGCAGACACCGCAGGTCAAAATTTCTGGGTTGGAGTTTCCAATCAAGGGACTCCTGATGCAGAAATCATCAATTCTATTCGTTCTTCTGAAGAAGCTCTTAATTATCAAATTACCCAAATCTACGTTAGCTACTGGGGGCGAGCCGCCGATCCTCAGGGTCTAGAGTTCTGGGTTAATAATGCTCAAGCTGCTATTTCCAACGGTGCATCTGCAGAAAAGGCCATCCTAGATGTTACCAATTTCTTTGCAGAGTCCACTGAAGCTGAAGATGAGTATGGCTTCCTCCGAAACCCCAATACTTCTGACCGGGGGGCCGTCGAGCAATTTGTCAATCAAATCTATGTCAACGCCTTCAACCGTAATGCAGAAGCTGCCGGTCTCAAGTTCTGGAGCGATGTTCTGCAAGCCAACCCTAGCTTTGTGGGTGAATTCATCCAGCTTGTCGTTAACGGTGCTCAAAACGACGACGCCATTACGATCCGTAACCGCAATAACGTCGCCTTAGATTTTACTAACAAATTTAACACCCTCCACAATAGCGACCCCTTCACTGACAGTGATGCCACCTCCAGTATTCAGGTGTATGGCCCGGCTGCTGGTGAGACGTCTCAAGACATCATCCGCTCCGTTACGGCTCAAGATTCTACTGTAACTGCTGCCAAAGCGGCGACGGATGCCTTCATGGCAGCCTATCTAGAGCCAGTCTATAGCCTGCAATCGACCCCCACTAATAGTGTCAATGAAGGCCAGTCCATTGCCTTTACCCTCGATACTACCTATGTAGCTCCGGGAACCGTTCTGACTTATCAGATTGCCCCCACCGGCGGAATTACTACTGCTGATATCGTTGGTGGCCAATTAACGGGAACAATCGTTGTTGGTAATGATGGCACAGCGGCGATTAGCGTCAATATTGCTCTGGATGCTCTCATTGAAGGAAATGAGCAGTTGACGCTCAATATTCTCAACCAGGCCAACCAGCAACAAATTTTGACCAGCCGGACAGTTACGGTCAATGAAGTTCTGCCAACCTACACCTTGACCGCTAGCTCTGCTCAGGTTTCTGAAGGTGGTACTGTTACCTTCACCCTAGTGACCAGTGCTCCGGTTCAACCCAATACCACCTTTAACTACCAAATTACGGGAGTTCAAGCTGCTGATGTCAACGTTCCTTTGGCAGGGACTGTCACAACCGATGCCAACGGGCAGGCGGTCTTCTCTGTCAACATTGCTCAGGATGCAGAGATTGAGACCGAAACCCTCAGTTTTTCCATTGCTGGTAAAAGCGCGGATGTCAGCATTGTTGATGTTCCTCCCAGCTACAGCCTCACCTCGGATGTGAACACAGTTCCTGAAGGTGGCACGGTTATCTTCAACTTCGAAACCAGCAATCCTGCCCAAGCGGGTGCAACCTTCAACTACACCATCACCGGTGTCCAAGCTGAAGATATTGTCGGTGGTGTTTTAACTGGTCAACTGACAACGGATGCCAGCGGTAAAGCGACCCTGCAGTTGGATATCGCTCGGGATGTTGTCATTGACACGGAAAATCTGACCCTGACGGTACAGGCCCCTGGAACTGCCACGGGTACCATTTCTGATTCCGTTGCCATCACTAATGTTGAGCCTGGCTACAGCCTCACCTCTGATGTCAACACGGTTCCTGAAGGTGGCACGGTTATCTTCAACTTCGAAACCAGCAACCCTGCTCAAGCAGGTGCAACCTTCAACTACACCATCACCGGTGTCCAAGCTGAAGATATTGTTGGTGGTGTTTTAACTGGTCAACTGACAACGGATGCCAGCGGTAAAGCAACCCTGCAGTTGGATATCGCTCGGGATGTTGTCATTGACACGGAAAATCTGACCCTGACGGTACAGGCCCCTGGAACTGCCACGGGTACCATTTCTGATTCCGTTGCCATCACTAATGTTGAGCCTGGCTACAGCCTCACCTCTGATGTCAACACGGTTCCTGAAGGTGGCACGGTTATCTTCAACTTCGAAACCAGCAACCCTGCTCAAGCAGGTGCAACCTTCAACTACACCATCACCGGTGTCCAAGCTGAAGATATTGTTGGTGGTGTTTTAACTGGTCAACTGACAACGGATGCCAGCGGTAAAGCGACCCTGCAGTTGGATATCGCTCGTGACGTTGTCATTGACCCTGAAAACCTGACCCTGACGGTACAGGCTCCGGGCACTGCCACGGGTACCATTTCTGATTCCGTTGCCATCACTAATGTTGAGCCTGGCTACAGCCTCACCTCTGATGTCAGCACGGTTGATGAAGGTGGTACGGTTATTTTCACCTTCCAGACCAGTGACCCCGTTCAAGCGGGTGCAACCTTCAACTACACCATCACCGGTGTTCAAGCCGAAGATATTGTTGGTGGCGTTTTAACGGGCCAACTGACAACGGATGCCAGCGGTCAAGCAACCCTGCAGTTAGGCATTGCTCGTGACAT contains:
- the petJ gene encoding cytochrome c6 PetJ — protein: MLKVLTSLLLTLAIALLGLLSSAPSALAGDAANGSKVFSANCAACHAGGLNAVMPNKTLKKEALEQFGMNSAEAIITQVTNGKGAMPKFGGRLSAEQIEDVAAYVLAQADKGW
- a CDS encoding 4a-hydroxytetrahydrobiopterin dehydratase, giving the protein MSQNTRLSHSELQTALKELPGWSLQGDKLHRQFQFPSFVEAFGFMAQLALVAENLGHHPEWFNVYNRVTIDLTTHDAGGITALDVTFAKKANALFRP
- a CDS encoding ATP-dependent 6-phosphofructokinase; amino-acid sequence: MGQKKKIGILTSGGDCAGLNAVIRAVVHHAIGNYGWEVIGIQEATHGLMSRPPKAKALDLANVDSLLLMGGTMLGTTNKGNPFAFPMPDGSLCDRTEEIIAGYHSLGLEALIGIGGDGSLAILRKIAQQGNLNLVGIPKTIDNDVGATEVSIGFDTAMSIAAEALDRLHFTAASHNRVMVLEVMGRDAGHIALAAGIAGGADIILIPEIPYHIDNICKKIRQRQARGQHFCLVMVSEAVRTEVGDQVKEISQMGEDRYGGIGKHIAEQIAKYTGAETRVTVLGHIQRGGIPSPSDRLLGSIFGVAAVDLIAEEKYDQMVAWRNRQVISVPIEEAIKTYRTVDLEGPLVKTAKGLGICLGDD
- the cobD gene encoding threonine-phosphate decarboxylase CobD gives rise to the protein MNRPDHGGNLAWAVTLADCPVSSLLDFSASVNPLGPSLLVLQAIQGALTELCHYPDPQYQSLRQALAQHHDLDPAWILPGNGSAELLTLAGRALASLQQTLILTPAFGDYERALQGFQAPLTTVPWPPATPFPLTELQALASPQRGLILNNPRNPTGQLLAVEQILPLLDQFGLVVLDEAFIDFLLPHQQPTLIPALAHYPNLVILRSLTKFYSLPGLRLGYALGHPDLLQQWQRWRDPWPVNNLAEAAALAALEDRVFQEKTWAWLGPAREGLALGLGRIPGLFPYPSQANFLLVNTKVPAPWLQEQLLQQHRILIRDCLSFAGLGDAYFRVAVRTKTENQQLLQALAQQMTDRA
- a CDS encoding HU family DNA-binding protein; translated protein: MNKGELVHAVAEKASVTKKQADAVITAAIDAIMEAVAEGDKVTLVGFGSFEARERKEREGRNPKTNEKMVIPATKVPAFSAGKMFKEKVAP
- the sbcD gene encoding exonuclease subunit SbcD; translated protein: MIKVLHLSDIHLGSGFSHGRINPATGLNSRLEDFIHCLSLCIDRAIAEPADLVLFGGDAFPDATPPPFVQEAFASQFRRLADAKIPTVLLVGNHDQYSQGSGGASLSIYRTLAVPGFIVGDRLTTHLIPTLAGDLQVITLPWLTRSTLLTRPETEGLSLEAINGLLLEKLQPALEGEIRQLNPYLPTILLAHLMADRANFGAERFLAVGKGFTIPLALLTRPEFDYVALGHVHKHQNLNPQNNPPVVYPGSIERVDFGEEKEDKGYVWLEIEKGRVDWQFCPLPARPFHTIKIDVTQAEDPQHQLLRAIRKAPLQDAVVRLVYHLRSEQLDGINQSQLHEALKAAHTYSLRPELASQLSRPRLPELETGSSLDPMQALRTYLESRGEALKELLPELLEAAQQLLAEDSEDAWNEGEETAVDAEAVAS
- a CDS encoding superoxide dismutase gives rise to the protein MAYALPALPYDYTALEPCISKSTLEFHHDKHHAAYVNNYNAAVAGTDLDNQAIEDVIKAIAGDASKAGIFNNAAQAWNHSFYWNCMKPGGGGQPTGALADKINADFGSFEAFVEEFKKAGATQFGSGWAWLVLDNGTLKVTKTGNAENPMTAGQTPLLTMDVWEHAYYLDYQNRRPDYINDFVTKLVNWDFVAANLAAA
- a CDS encoding DUF29 domain-containing protein; translated protein: MSNATYTQDFYSWSLQQAQLLRNRQFDQVDWAHVIEELEDLGRGEYRALVSAIEQLTLHLLKWQYQPQRRVLSWRHSINKQRRQIERLLEDNPGMKPKLGEAIAQGYKYGRKGASQETGLPLESLPAICPYAWVELQDENYWPN
- a CDS encoding succinate dehydrogenase/fumarate reductase flavoprotein subunit, whose protein sequence is MLEHDVVIVGGGLAGCRAALEIKRLNTGLDVALIAKTHPIRSHSVAAQGGIAATLQNVDAEDSWEAHAFDTVKGSDYLADQDAVEILTKEAPEVIIELEHLGVLFSRLPDGKIAQRAFGGHRFRRTCYAADKTGHAILHELVNNLRRYGVVLYDEWYVMRLIYEGQEAKGLVMYHLLDGQLAVVRAKAVVLATGGYGRVYNTTSNDYASTGDGLAMVAQAGIPLEDMEFVQFHPTGLYPVGVLISEAVRGEGAYLINSEGQRFMANYAPSRMELAPRDITSRAITTEIRAGRGIHSDGSAGGPFVYLDLRHLGRDMIMNRIPFCWEEAHRLVGIDAAMEPIPVRPTVHYCMGGIPVNTDGRVRQDATSLTEGLFAAGECACVSVHGANRLGSNSLLECVVYGRRTGRAVAAYVAQRSWPDLDESPYLQATQTNVQQLLNQAGKLRISQLRQAFQDCMTQHCGVFRNETLMQEGLSQIQALKAQYDDIFLDDKQACWNTELLEAWELRNIMTVGELILASALSRQESRGAHAREDFPERNDGEYLWHTLAQSQDHAVQIQPLPVVINRFPPEERKY